The Myxococcaceae bacterium JPH2 genome includes a region encoding these proteins:
- the msrA gene encoding peptide-methionine (S)-S-oxide reductase MsrA, protein MFFTSPKKLRLPTPQEALPGRASEMPVPARHTVLGTPLKGPVPEGDEVAVFGMGCFWGVERKFWQVPGVHSTSVGYAGGLTPNPTYEEVCSGLTGHNEVVRVVYDPKKVSYEQLLRVFWENHDPTQGMRQGNDVGTQYRSGIYFTSEAQKRAAEQSRDAYQAALKARGHGDISTEILPAPTYYYAEDYHQQYLDKNPGGYCGVGGTGVSCPIGVGVSA, encoded by the coding sequence ATGTTCTTCACATCCCCGAAGAAGCTGAGGCTCCCGACCCCCCAGGAGGCGTTGCCTGGTCGCGCCTCGGAGATGCCTGTTCCCGCCCGCCACACCGTGCTGGGCACGCCACTCAAGGGGCCCGTTCCGGAAGGCGATGAAGTCGCCGTCTTCGGCATGGGGTGTTTCTGGGGCGTGGAGCGGAAGTTCTGGCAGGTCCCGGGTGTGCACAGCACCTCGGTGGGCTACGCCGGGGGCCTGACGCCCAACCCCACGTACGAAGAGGTCTGCAGCGGCCTCACGGGCCACAACGAAGTGGTGCGCGTCGTCTACGACCCGAAGAAGGTCTCGTACGAGCAGTTGCTGCGCGTCTTCTGGGAGAACCACGACCCCACGCAGGGCATGCGTCAGGGCAACGACGTGGGCACGCAGTACCGCTCCGGCATCTACTTCACCAGCGAGGCGCAGAAGCGCGCGGCCGAGCAGAGCCGAGACGCCTACCAGGCGGCGCTCAAGGCCCGAGGGCACGGAGACATCTCCACCGAAATCCTCCCCGCGCCGACGTACTACTACGCGGAGGACTACCATCAGCAGTACCTGGACAAGAACCCAGGCGGGTACTGCGGCGTGGGCGGCACCGGCGTGAGCTGCCCCATCGGCGTGGGCGTCAGCGCCTGA
- a CDS encoding Sapep family Mn(2+)-dependent dipeptidase: MRSRLLAALCLLAPATVLAESAPDARCAGKPQARAARFSAKAMKGASPAERYAAYVRACALGDVVTLTQQLVRFQTVSAETPASKGPEAEAMGRFLAQWAKAHGFDYRAVGANDVFELSWGKGAPRLGLIFHGDVVPAPVHEWKRPPFEPVVENGRLYGRGVEDDKGPIASGLVALAMAKELGLQPQGRILVAIGNGEEGDWTGMGRYASTEPLPTHVISVDSGYPVNAAQSGFVAWHLEAPVGAPAAAAGTAKMRAVKAQAGEFLTQVPGQATLTLAPTTGRTREQVLEDVRAVLAEVGKARADLKADAAVEGDAVVLTTHGKAIHSSVADEGHNALWDLAAVAERLPLEDNGIAAMLRVVARRFDGDHHGDKLGLAYSDTLMGPLLVAPTVLRVQDGKVTLDVNMRRPRGQDAETFAASLVKAAERLGQDTGGRVKEAAGRYVGEPHVADTSGPLVTTLLDIYRRHRNAPDAVAGSVRGGTYARLFPRAVDFGPAFPGEEYTGHAPDESIALETLDVGTQMLSEAVHTLALTPAPR, from the coding sequence ATGCGCTCTCGACTCCTCGCCGCCCTCTGTCTGCTCGCTCCCGCCACTGTCCTCGCCGAGTCCGCCCCGGACGCCCGCTGCGCCGGGAAGCCTCAGGCCCGCGCCGCCCGCTTCTCCGCGAAGGCGATGAAGGGCGCCTCGCCCGCCGAGCGCTACGCCGCCTATGTCCGCGCCTGTGCCCTGGGCGACGTGGTGACGCTGACCCAGCAGCTTGTCCGATTCCAGACAGTGAGCGCCGAGACGCCCGCGTCGAAGGGGCCCGAGGCCGAGGCCATGGGTCGCTTCCTCGCGCAGTGGGCGAAGGCACACGGCTTCGACTACCGCGCCGTGGGCGCCAACGACGTCTTCGAGCTGTCGTGGGGCAAGGGCGCGCCGCGGCTCGGGCTCATCTTCCACGGTGATGTGGTGCCCGCTCCGGTGCACGAGTGGAAGCGTCCGCCCTTCGAGCCTGTCGTGGAGAACGGCCGCCTGTACGGCCGCGGCGTCGAGGACGACAAGGGGCCGATCGCTTCGGGGCTCGTCGCGCTCGCGATGGCCAAGGAGCTGGGGCTCCAGCCGCAGGGCCGCATCCTCGTCGCCATCGGCAATGGTGAGGAAGGGGACTGGACGGGCATGGGGCGCTACGCGTCGACCGAGCCGCTGCCCACGCACGTCATCTCGGTGGACTCGGGCTATCCGGTCAACGCCGCGCAGTCTGGCTTCGTCGCGTGGCACCTGGAGGCGCCGGTGGGCGCGCCGGCCGCCGCGGCGGGCACCGCGAAGATGCGCGCGGTGAAGGCGCAGGCGGGCGAGTTCCTCACGCAGGTGCCGGGGCAGGCCACGCTGACGTTGGCGCCCACGACGGGGCGCACGCGCGAGCAGGTGCTGGAGGACGTGCGCGCGGTGCTGGCCGAGGTGGGCAAGGCCCGCGCGGACCTGAAGGCGGACGCGGCCGTCGAGGGTGACGCGGTGGTGCTGACCACGCATGGCAAGGCGATCCACTCGTCGGTGGCGGACGAGGGCCACAACGCGCTGTGGGACCTGGCCGCGGTGGCTGAGCGTCTGCCATTGGAGGACAACGGCATCGCGGCGATGTTGCGCGTGGTGGCGCGTCGCTTCGACGGCGACCACCACGGCGACAAGCTGGGCCTGGCCTACTCGGACACGCTGATGGGGCCGCTGCTGGTCGCGCCCACGGTGCTGCGCGTGCAGGACGGCAAGGTCACCCTGGACGTGAACATGCGGCGCCCGCGTGGACAGGACGCCGAGACATTCGCGGCGTCGCTGGTGAAGGCCGCCGAGCGCTTGGGGCAAGACACGGGTGGCCGGGTGAAGGAGGCGGCGGGCCGCTACGTGGGCGAGCCGCACGTCGCGGACACCTCGGGGCCGCTCGTCACCACGCTGCTGGACATCTACCGGCGGCACCGCAACGCGCCGGACGCGGTGGCGGGCTCGGTGCGCGGCGGCACGTATGCGCGGCTGTTCCCGCGCGCGGTGGACTTCGGGCCCGCGTTCCCGGGTGAGGAGTACACGGGCCACGCGCCCGACGAGTCCATTGCGTTGGAGACGCTGGACGTGGGCACGCAGATGCTGTCGGAGGCGGTCCACACGCTGGCGCTGACGCCCGCGCCCCGCTGA
- a CDS encoding ornithine cyclodeaminase family protein, with the protein MRTLLLSRSDVSRNLQSPLLLEDLREACRADALARTVAAQGPRVSLHLGGTAMVRFPGCLPNVPAYSVKVSARFPARTPAVQGVVQLHDLGTGELMAVMDSGHLTAVGLGVMGALGADVLARPDARRVALLGSGASLVMQLKSLRLVRSLEHVRVFDPTDPSRTAALAARLFTELDVPVRVAESVDEAMADADLIGVDLASRQPLPSPSQLPPGAHLTVLGMDESGAGEGAAVLRQQTLFVSDHRGLLMGAASAEAGLVELGEVLAGLKPGRTSESQVTVFAPVGPPLMDLASAWHVYQSAQADEALHGLDFGG; encoded by the coding sequence ATGCGCACCCTTCTGCTCTCCCGCTCCGATGTGTCTCGCAACCTCCAGTCGCCGCTGCTCCTGGAGGACTTGCGCGAGGCCTGTCGCGCTGATGCCCTGGCTCGCACCGTGGCCGCGCAGGGCCCGCGTGTGTCGTTGCACCTGGGAGGCACCGCGATGGTGCGCTTCCCTGGGTGCCTGCCGAATGTCCCCGCCTACTCGGTGAAGGTGAGCGCGCGATTCCCCGCGCGGACGCCCGCCGTCCAGGGTGTGGTGCAGCTGCATGACCTGGGCACCGGCGAGCTGATGGCGGTGATGGACTCAGGCCACCTGACGGCGGTGGGCCTGGGCGTGATGGGCGCGCTGGGCGCGGACGTGCTGGCCCGTCCCGATGCCCGCCGCGTGGCGCTCTTGGGCTCCGGCGCCTCGCTGGTGATGCAGCTCAAGTCGCTGCGGTTGGTGCGCTCCCTGGAGCACGTGCGCGTGTTCGACCCGACGGATCCATCGCGCACGGCCGCGCTCGCCGCGCGCCTGTTCACGGAGCTGGACGTGCCGGTGCGCGTGGCGGAGTCCGTGGACGAGGCCATGGCGGACGCGGATCTCATCGGGGTCGACCTGGCGAGCCGACAGCCCCTGCCGTCCCCGAGCCAGCTGCCTCCGGGCGCGCACCTCACCGTGCTGGGCATGGACGAGTCCGGCGCGGGCGAGGGCGCGGCCGTGCTGCGCCAGCAGACCCTCTTCGTGAGCGATCACCGCGGGCTGTTGATGGGCGCCGCGTCAGCGGAGGCGGGCCTGGTGGAGCTGGGCGAGGTCCTCGCGGGCCTGAAGCCGGGCCGCACGTCCGAGTCGCAGGTGACGGTGTTCGCCCCGGTGGGGCCGCCGCTCATGGACCTGGCGTCGGCGTGGCACGTGTACCAGTCCGCGCAGGCCGATGAGGCCCTGCACGGACTGGACTTCGGCGGGTGA
- a CDS encoding NADP-dependent oxidoreductase, whose amino-acid sequence MKAVRIHNYGGVDELKLEEAPMPSLGPDDVLVRVHAVGVNPFDTIFRQGVMKDLMPVKLPVVVGQDFAGDVADVGKNVTQLKKGDRVYGLSRTGSFAEYTAVPVSALARIPDTVDDKTAAALPVAGLTAYQLVTQVAKAAPGKTLLIHGAAGGVGAMAVQIAKAKGARVIATAAGEDADYLKQLGADVVVNYQTQRFEDFAQEVDAVIDLTRSADVLSRSYPLVKKGGVITATANAVDEDKARAMGIGSAVRFLVKPNTKDFEDLVGLVAKGAVRPRMDKVLPLDDVRKAQELIQSSKTHGKIVLTVA is encoded by the coding sequence ATGAAGGCCGTCCGCATCCACAACTACGGTGGAGTCGATGAACTCAAGCTCGAGGAGGCGCCCATGCCCTCGCTCGGGCCCGACGACGTGCTGGTGCGCGTCCACGCCGTGGGCGTCAATCCCTTCGACACCATCTTCCGACAGGGCGTCATGAAGGACCTGATGCCGGTGAAGCTGCCCGTGGTGGTGGGCCAGGACTTCGCGGGGGACGTGGCCGACGTCGGCAAGAACGTGACGCAGCTCAAGAAGGGCGACCGTGTGTATGGCTTGAGCCGGACGGGCTCGTTCGCCGAGTACACCGCGGTGCCTGTCAGCGCGCTCGCGCGAATCCCAGACACGGTGGATGACAAGACAGCGGCGGCGCTGCCCGTGGCGGGCCTCACCGCCTATCAGCTCGTCACGCAAGTGGCGAAGGCCGCGCCCGGCAAGACGCTGCTCATCCACGGCGCGGCGGGCGGCGTGGGCGCGATGGCGGTGCAGATCGCCAAGGCCAAGGGGGCCCGGGTCATCGCCACCGCCGCGGGCGAGGACGCCGACTACTTGAAGCAGCTCGGCGCCGACGTGGTCGTCAATTACCAGACGCAGCGCTTCGAGGACTTCGCCCAGGAGGTCGACGCGGTCATCGACCTGACGCGCAGCGCGGACGTCCTCTCCCGCTCCTATCCGCTGGTGAAGAAGGGCGGCGTCATCACCGCGACGGCGAACGCCGTCGACGAGGACAAGGCCCGCGCGATGGGCATCGGCTCCGCGGTCCGCTTCCTCGTGAAGCCCAACACGAAGGACTTCGAGGACCTGGTGGGGCTCGTCGCCAAGGGCGCCGTGCGTCCGCGCATGGACAAGGTCCTGCCCCTGGATGACGTGCGGAAAGCGCAGGAGTTGATTCAGTCGAGCAAGACGCACGGGAAGATTGTCCTGACCGTGGCCTGA
- a CDS encoding PAS domain-containing protein, whose protein sequence is MQEPDSPCVETSTGRADGLRAADFLRREHAAVLEAWRREAQALYAGRSDHAPWLMDHMPELLTALADAVEQGPERFDPHPSEAHAMTRMDQGFDVGEVATEYALLRQCLLRRLEAGGRPLIPGDLERMEEALDRAMARTLTSHARARERAASQEAERSLALVDALLATAPVGLAFLDRDLRYLRINQTLADINRVPVPNHLGRHFDEVLPESVAGPVKPLLLQVLHTGEPIRDAAFNVKDALTGEERSWLSNYFPVRTASGELLGVGCSVVNITQHKQTEAALQRAVDFREQLLAVLGHDLRNPLHAITASAFLLGHGEPLDAPRQRAVDRIRASTARMTRMINDILDFARSRLGGGIPVTRQHVDMAEVCRTTLEELEAAYPAPELRLEAHGDTWGDWDPDRVAQVLGNLVVNAVRHGREGTPVRTRLIGEAHDVRMEVHNVGDPIAPEMIPRLFDPFKAPSAPDPDAQRRRSLGLGLYIVSQIAQAHGGEVEVRSTAEEGTTFTVTWPRRAPLGQE, encoded by the coding sequence ATGCAGGAGCCGGACTCCCCCTGCGTGGAGACAAGCACCGGACGCGCGGATGGGCTCCGGGCCGCGGACTTCCTGCGCCGCGAGCACGCCGCCGTGCTGGAGGCGTGGCGACGCGAGGCGCAGGCGCTCTACGCGGGCCGCTCCGACCATGCCCCCTGGCTGATGGACCACATGCCCGAGCTGCTGACCGCGCTCGCCGACGCGGTGGAGCAAGGCCCCGAGCGGTTTGATCCACACCCCTCCGAGGCCCACGCGATGACGCGGATGGACCAGGGCTTCGATGTGGGCGAGGTCGCCACCGAGTACGCGCTCCTGCGCCAGTGCCTGCTGCGGCGCCTGGAGGCCGGCGGTCGTCCCCTGATTCCGGGGGACCTGGAGCGGATGGAGGAGGCCTTGGATCGGGCCATGGCCCGAACGCTGACGAGCCACGCCCGGGCCCGAGAGCGCGCCGCGAGCCAGGAAGCCGAGCGCTCCCTGGCCCTGGTGGATGCGCTGCTCGCCACGGCGCCCGTGGGCCTGGCCTTCCTGGATCGCGACCTGCGCTACCTGCGCATCAACCAGACCCTGGCGGACATCAACCGCGTGCCGGTGCCCAACCACCTGGGCCGCCACTTCGACGAGGTGCTCCCCGAATCCGTGGCGGGCCCCGTGAAGCCCTTGTTGCTTCAGGTGCTGCACACCGGAGAGCCCATCCGCGACGCCGCGTTCAACGTGAAAGATGCCCTCACCGGCGAGGAGCGAAGCTGGCTGAGCAACTACTTCCCGGTGCGGACCGCCAGCGGCGAGCTGCTCGGCGTGGGCTGCTCCGTGGTGAACATCACCCAACACAAACAAACCGAGGCCGCGCTCCAGCGCGCGGTGGATTTCCGCGAGCAACTCCTGGCGGTGCTCGGCCATGACCTGCGCAATCCCTTGCATGCCATCACCGCGTCCGCCTTCCTGCTCGGGCATGGTGAGCCATTGGATGCGCCCCGGCAGCGCGCGGTCGACCGCATCCGCGCCTCCACCGCGCGCATGACGCGGATGATCAACGACATCCTGGACTTCGCCCGCAGCCGGCTCGGAGGCGGCATCCCCGTCACGCGCCAGCACGTCGACATGGCCGAGGTGTGCCGGACGACGCTGGAGGAACTCGAGGCAGCGTACCCCGCGCCGGAGCTGCGCCTGGAGGCGCACGGCGACACGTGGGGCGACTGGGATCCCGACCGCGTGGCCCAGGTGCTGGGCAACCTGGTCGTCAATGCCGTGCGCCACGGTCGCGAGGGGACCCCGGTGCGCACGCGCCTCATCGGCGAGGCGCATGACGTGCGGATGGAGGTCCACAACGTGGGCGACCCCATTGCGCCCGAGATGATTCCGCGCCTGTTCGACCCCTTCAAGGCGCCCAGCGCGCCCGACCCGGACGCCCAGCGGCGACGCAGCCTGGGACTGGGGCTCTACATCGTCAGCCAGATTGCCCAGGCGCACGGGGGCGAGGTGGAGGTGCGCTCCACCGCGGAGGAGGGCACCACCTTCACCGTGACCTGGCCGCGCCGCGCTCCGCTCGGCCAGGAGTGA
- a CDS encoding tetratricopeptide repeat protein codes for MNPLEKLLAAGQIAQAKAEAEKTLARQPTNRDALVVMCKLALVEGQLPQAEALLAKAEAQGATAETWLVRANLTAQKGQLDAALKAFDKVLALDAARAEAHFGRGMMLIKQDKAPQAMDALAKAAQLDPTNGVFRYRLGQVQLEAGKADEGLASLRAVVAQQPRFVPAYLALSHALSAKEDFLGARRALEQGLKAVPNQPRLLAALTVLAMATRDQRASYQAASALAAQRPKDPDAQANLAQLMLARGQFAQALHLCRTMDSLGLANEGLKMAEATCYEAEEPPAFEKAVAAYEAAMGLSPDGWRAANNLGQLLLRMPAEPAERHLPRALTVLEEAVRRGPSQPEPLLNLALAQARSGQKDKAKATVTKLLALSLPEGSELRDEATRLQKALA; via the coding sequence ATGAATCCTCTGGAGAAGCTCCTCGCCGCGGGGCAGATCGCCCAGGCGAAGGCCGAGGCGGAGAAGACCCTCGCCCGCCAGCCGACGAACCGCGACGCGCTGGTGGTGATGTGCAAGCTGGCCCTCGTGGAGGGACAGCTCCCCCAGGCTGAAGCCCTGCTCGCCAAGGCCGAGGCCCAAGGCGCCACGGCGGAGACCTGGCTGGTGCGCGCGAACCTCACCGCGCAGAAGGGCCAGCTCGACGCCGCGCTGAAGGCCTTCGACAAGGTCCTCGCGCTGGACGCGGCCCGTGCCGAGGCCCACTTCGGGCGCGGCATGATGTTGATCAAGCAGGACAAGGCGCCGCAGGCGATGGATGCGCTCGCCAAGGCCGCCCAGCTCGACCCCACCAACGGCGTGTTCCGCTACCGCCTGGGCCAGGTCCAGTTGGAAGCCGGCAAGGCGGACGAAGGTCTCGCCTCGCTGCGCGCCGTCGTCGCGCAGCAGCCCCGCTTCGTCCCCGCCTACCTGGCCCTGTCACACGCGCTGTCCGCCAAGGAGGACTTCCTCGGTGCGCGGCGCGCGCTGGAGCAGGGCCTCAAGGCGGTGCCCAACCAGCCGCGCCTGCTGGCCGCCCTCACCGTGCTGGCCATGGCCACGCGAGACCAGCGCGCGTCCTACCAGGCCGCCTCCGCGCTCGCCGCGCAGCGCCCGAAGGATCCGGACGCGCAGGCCAACCTCGCGCAGCTCATGCTCGCGCGCGGGCAGTTCGCCCAGGCCCTGCACCTGTGCCGGACCATGGACTCGCTCGGGCTCGCCAACGAGGGCCTGAAGATGGCCGAGGCCACCTGCTACGAGGCCGAGGAGCCGCCCGCGTTCGAGAAGGCCGTGGCGGCCTATGAGGCGGCCATGGGGCTGTCTCCCGATGGCTGGCGCGCCGCCAACAACCTGGGCCAGCTCCTGCTGCGCATGCCGGCCGAGCCCGCCGAGCGACACCTCCCCCGCGCCCTGACGGTGCTGGAAGAGGCCGTGCGCCGAGGCCCGTCGCAGCCCGAGCCCCTGCTCAACCTCGCGCTCGCCCAGGCCCGCTCGGGCCAGAAGGACAAGGCGAAGGCGACCGTCACCAAGCTGCTGGCCCTGTCCCTCCCCGAGGGCAGCGAGCTGCGCGACGAGGCCACCCGCCTGCAGAAGGCGCTGGCGTAG